The following proteins come from a genomic window of Denitromonas sp.:
- a CDS encoding multiheme c-type cytochrome — MNRTEKITALALVALLPAMVITLWLFMPQLQSAATWQRMAAPGPLSIAHQPLENNCAACHAPIKGVEDAGCVACHAATPVLLQRKPTAFHADIADTKNCVACHKEHDGGRSLRVMDHAALTDIVLDRLEHAPEGNEGAVLLQHLKAHRPETLSGGVLLATGASYAETLLDCASCHSPNYPHDQLFGTDCAACHGTTAWSIAEFRHPRPSSNECAECHLAPLSHYKPHFRMMSQPIAKQRNAKPEQCNLCHQTTNWNDIRQVGFYDHH; from the coding sequence ATGAATCGCACAGAAAAGATAACCGCATTGGCGCTCGTGGCGCTCTTGCCGGCCATGGTGATCACGCTGTGGCTCTTCATGCCGCAGCTACAGTCCGCCGCGACATGGCAGCGCATGGCGGCCCCCGGCCCGCTGTCCATCGCGCACCAACCGCTGGAGAACAACTGTGCGGCATGCCACGCACCGATCAAGGGTGTGGAGGATGCAGGCTGCGTCGCTTGTCACGCGGCGACGCCCGTTCTGCTCCAGCGCAAGCCGACCGCCTTTCATGCAGACATCGCGGACACCAAGAACTGCGTCGCCTGCCACAAGGAGCACGACGGCGGACGCAGTCTGCGCGTGATGGACCATGCGGCGTTGACGGACATCGTGCTGGATCGGCTCGAACATGCGCCCGAGGGAAATGAGGGCGCGGTGTTGCTCCAGCACTTGAAGGCACACCGGCCGGAAACCCTGTCCGGCGGCGTGCTGCTCGCGACCGGGGCGAGCTACGCTGAAACCCTGCTGGATTGCGCCAGTTGTCACAGCCCTAACTATCCACATGATCAGCTCTTCGGCACCGACTGCGCAGCCTGCCACGGCACGACCGCCTGGTCGATCGCCGAGTTCCGGCATCCGCGTCCGAGTTCCAACGAGTGCGCCGAATGCCACCTCGCCCCCCTCAGCCATTACAAGCCACACTTTCGCATGATGTCCCAGCCAATCGCGAAGCAGCGAAACGCCAAGCCCGAGCAGTGCAATCTGTGTCATCAGACCACGAACTGGAACGACATTCGGCAGGTCGGCTTCTATGACCATCACTGA
- a CDS encoding efflux RND transporter permease subunit, whose amino-acid sequence MLDRLIEWSARNVFLVLLISLAVIGGGVYAVKTTPLDALPDLSDTQVIVFTPYQGQAPRVVEDQVTYPLTTAMLAVPKAKVVRGFSMFGASYVYVIFEDGTDIYWARSRVLEYLSAAQGNLPDGVTPQLGPDATGVGWVFQYALTGKDQSLADLRSVQDWYVRYQLTKAGGVAEVASVGGFVKEYQVIVDPHRLSTFGIPLARVSQVIRESNRDVGGRVVELAEKEFMVRGLGYLKGVEDIETLVLKADGGTPVLVRDVARVELVPAGRRGITELNGEGEVASGIVMARFGQNALDVIANVKAKIEELKAGLPEGTEIVPVYDRAPLIERAIANLKWTLFEESLIVAAVCIVFLMHVRSALVAILTLPIGILIAFIAMRSMDMGSNIMSLGGIAIAIGAMVDAAIVMIENAHKHLERLPEGAPQHDRAAAMIVACKEVGPALFFSLLIITVSFLPVFTLEGQEGRLFSPLAFTKTFAMAGAALLSVTLVPVLMMLFVRGHIMPEQKNPVNRFLIWAYRPIIQWVMRFKWATLLLAVLAMAATIYPARQIGSEFMPTLNEGSIFYMPASLPGMSVTEAARLLQTTNRVIKTFPEVESVYGKSGRANSATDPAPIEMFETVINLKPEADWRPGMTVDKLIAEMDAALKFPGVANSWTMPIKARIDMLSTGIRTPVGVKVFGKDLGEIEKLARQIEQAVKDVPGTTSAYAERVTGGYYLDITPRREQLARYGITVGEFQQVVATALGGAPVTTAVEGLERYNVTVRYPRALREDTQRIANEVFVPSAAGMIPLGQLADVQLRNGPPGIKTENALLAAYVFVDIRDRDVGSYVKEAQQAVADKVSFPPGYYATWSGQFEYMERAKAKLSLVVPLTLAIIFVLLYLNFRRLAETLIVMLSVPFALVGGIWLMWWLGYNMSVAVAVGFIALAGVAAETGVVMLIYLDQAWEEIKAERLAKGAQPDVADLYHAIMEGAVERVRPKMMTVVAIMAGLLPIMWSTGTGSEVMSRIAAPMVGGMISSTVLTLGVIPALYALVKQWRLKRGLETPRAVVKPDLVPEPS is encoded by the coding sequence ATGCTTGATCGCCTCATTGAATGGTCGGCGCGTAATGTGTTTCTGGTGCTGTTGATCAGCTTGGCCGTGATCGGTGGCGGCGTATACGCCGTCAAGACGACACCGCTCGATGCACTCCCTGATTTGTCTGATACCCAGGTCATCGTGTTTACGCCCTATCAGGGGCAAGCGCCCCGGGTGGTGGAAGACCAGGTGACCTATCCGCTCACGACGGCCATGCTGGCGGTACCCAAAGCGAAGGTGGTGCGCGGCTTTTCGATGTTCGGCGCGTCCTATGTTTACGTAATTTTCGAGGACGGCACGGACATCTATTGGGCGCGGTCGCGGGTGCTGGAATATCTGTCGGCCGCGCAGGGCAATCTACCCGACGGCGTGACGCCGCAACTGGGTCCTGACGCCACCGGCGTGGGCTGGGTGTTCCAGTACGCGCTGACCGGCAAGGACCAGTCGCTGGCCGACCTGCGCAGTGTGCAGGACTGGTATGTGCGCTACCAGCTCACCAAGGCTGGCGGGGTGGCCGAGGTCGCCAGCGTGGGCGGTTTCGTCAAGGAATACCAGGTCATCGTCGATCCGCACCGGCTGTCGACCTTCGGTATTCCGCTGGCGCGCGTCTCGCAGGTGATCCGCGAGTCGAACCGCGATGTGGGCGGCCGGGTGGTCGAGCTGGCGGAGAAGGAATTCATGGTGCGCGGCCTGGGCTACCTCAAGGGCGTCGAGGACATCGAAACCCTGGTGCTCAAGGCCGACGGCGGCACGCCGGTGCTGGTGCGCGACGTGGCGCGGGTCGAGCTGGTGCCGGCCGGGCGGCGCGGCATCACCGAACTGAACGGCGAGGGCGAGGTGGCCTCGGGCATCGTCATGGCGCGCTTCGGCCAGAACGCGCTCGACGTGATCGCCAACGTCAAGGCCAAGATCGAGGAGCTCAAGGCCGGCCTGCCCGAGGGCACCGAGATCGTGCCGGTGTATGACCGCGCGCCGCTCATCGAACGCGCCATCGCCAACCTGAAATGGACGCTGTTTGAAGAGAGCCTGATCGTCGCCGCGGTGTGCATCGTCTTCCTGATGCATGTGAGGAGTGCGCTGGTGGCCATCCTCACCCTGCCGATCGGCATCCTGATCGCCTTCATCGCCATGCGCTCGATGGACATGGGCAGCAACATCATGAGTCTGGGCGGCATTGCGATCGCCATTGGCGCGATGGTCGATGCGGCCATCGTGATGATCGAGAACGCGCATAAACACCTGGAGCGATTGCCCGAGGGCGCACCTCAGCACGACCGCGCGGCCGCGATGATCGTTGCCTGCAAGGAGGTCGGCCCTGCGCTGTTCTTCTCGCTGCTGATTATCACCGTGTCCTTCCTGCCGGTGTTCACCTTAGAAGGGCAGGAGGGACGGCTGTTCAGCCCGTTGGCCTTTACCAAAACCTTCGCTATGGCCGGCGCGGCGCTGCTGTCGGTGACGCTGGTGCCAGTACTGATGATGCTGTTTGTTCGCGGCCACATCATGCCGGAGCAGAAGAATCCGGTGAATCGTTTCCTGATCTGGGCCTACCGGCCGATCATCCAGTGGGTGATGCGCTTCAAGTGGGCAACTTTGCTACTGGCCGTGCTGGCGATGGCGGCGACGATCTATCCGGCGCGGCAGATCGGTTCAGAGTTCATGCCCACGCTCAACGAGGGGTCGATTTTCTACATGCCGGCGTCACTGCCGGGCATGTCGGTGACCGAGGCGGCGCGCCTGCTGCAGACCACCAACCGGGTGATCAAGACCTTCCCCGAAGTGGAGTCTGTCTATGGCAAGTCCGGTCGCGCCAACAGCGCCACCGACCCGGCACCGATCGAGATGTTCGAGACCGTCATCAACCTCAAGCCCGAGGCCGACTGGCGGCCGGGCATGACGGTGGACAAACTCATCGCCGAGATGGACGCCGCGCTCAAGTTTCCCGGTGTGGCCAACTCATGGACCATGCCGATCAAGGCGCGCATTGACATGCTCTCGACCGGCATCCGCACGCCGGTGGGCGTCAAGGTGTTTGGTAAGGACCTTGGCGAAATCGAAAAGCTGGCGCGGCAGATCGAGCAGGCGGTCAAGGATGTGCCCGGTACCACCAGTGCCTACGCCGAGCGCGTGACCGGCGGGTACTATCTCGACATTACGCCAAGGCGAGAGCAACTGGCGCGTTATGGCATCACTGTGGGCGAGTTCCAGCAGGTGGTGGCGACGGCCCTGGGCGGCGCGCCGGTGACCACCGCGGTCGAAGGGCTGGAGCGCTACAACGTGACGGTGCGCTACCCGCGCGCCTTGCGCGAGGACACGCAGCGCATCGCCAACGAAGTCTTCGTGCCCAGCGCGGCCGGCATGATTCCGCTCGGTCAACTCGCCGACGTGCAACTACGCAACGGCCCGCCGGGGATCAAGACCGAGAATGCGCTGCTCGCCGCTTACGTGTTCGTCGATATCCGCGACCGGGACGTGGGATCCTATGTGAAAGAAGCGCAGCAGGCGGTTGCCGACAAGGTCAGCTTCCCGCCGGGCTATTACGCCACCTGGTCGGGCCAGTTCGAATACATGGAGCGGGCCAAGGCGAAACTCTCGTTGGTCGTGCCGCTAACCCTGGCGATCATCTTCGTGCTGCTGTATCTCAACTTCCGTCGCCTGGCCGAAACCCTGATCGTCATGCTGTCGGTGCCCTTCGCGCTGGTGGGCGGCATCTGGCTGATGTGGTGGCTCGGCTACAACATGAGCGTGGCGGTGGCGGTGGGTTTCATCGCGCTGGCGGGGGTGGCGGCCGAGACCGGGGTGGTGATGCTGATCTACCTCGATCAGGCATGGGAGGAGATCAAGGCCGAACGCCTGGCCAAGGGCGCCCAGCCCGACGTGGCAGATCTCTATCACGCCATCATGGAAGGCGCGGTCGAGCGGGTGCGGCCCAAGATGATGACCGTGGTGGCCATCATGGCCGGCCTGCTGCCCATCATGTGGTCCACCGGCACCGGCTCCGAAGTCATGAGCCGCATTGCGGCACCCATGGTTGGCGGGATGATCTCGTCGACAGTGCTGACGCTGGGCGTGATTCCGGCACTCTATGCGTTGGTCAAGCAGTGGCGCTTGAAGCGAGGCCTGGAAACGCCCCGTGCGGTGGTGAAGCCCGACCTGGTTCCCGAGCCAAGCTAG
- a CDS encoding copper-binding protein gives MKALISAIFVAATLGSALPASAAGDHGHGAMPMAAATDGMSEGMVKKIDTAKGKITIKHGPLKNLGMPGMTMVFKAGSMDMLTKVKPGDTVHFLAEEVDGALTVTQLESAQ, from the coding sequence ATGAAAGCACTTATCTCCGCCATTTTCGTGGCCGCCACCCTGGGTTCCGCCTTGCCTGCAAGCGCGGCAGGTGATCACGGCCATGGTGCGATGCCCATGGCTGCAGCAACCGATGGCATGTCGGAAGGCATGGTCAAGAAGATTGATACGGCCAAGGGCAAGATCACGATCAAACATGGCCCGCTCAAGAATCTCGGCATGCCCGGCATGACGATGGTTTTCAAAGCAGGGTCGATGGACATGCTGACCAAGGTCAAGCCGGGTGACACCGTGCATTTCCTTGCCGAAGAGGTCGATGGAGCGTTGACGGTGACCCAGCTGGAAAGCGCTCAGTAA
- a CDS encoding transposase: MITRLEFGSQENNLRFVVTTLDQPAEALHNTLYCQRGEAESRIKETPLDLSGTCASCRIFLPNWLRILLSTLAYTLMQRLHKIGLCATELASVTAPTIHVRLLKIGAAVIRILFASHHPLRETFLAAARTLAYP, translated from the coding sequence ATCATCACCCGCCTGGAGTTCGGCAGCCAAGAAAACAACCTACGTTTCGTCGTGACGACTCTGGATCAGCCGGCCGAAGCGCTCCACAACACGCTGTACTGCCAACGCGGCGAGGCCGAAAGCCGGATCAAGGAAACTCCGCTCGATTTGTCCGGCACCTGCGCCAGCTGCCGGATATTTCTTCCCAACTGGCTGCGCATCCTGCTGTCGACGCTCGCCTATACGCTGATGCAGCGCCTGCACAAAATCGGCCTGTGCGCCACCGAGCTGGCTTCAGTAACAGCGCCCACGATTCACGTTCGCCTGCTCAAGATCGGCGCTGCCGTGATCCGCATCCTCTTTGCCTCGCATCATCCGCTGCGCGAAACCTTCCTCGCCGCCGCTCGCACATTGGCCTATCCATAG
- a CDS encoding DUF1622 domain-containing protein, whose product MIAAIPYTAVELMIVGFELVGVTVITLGSILACGRFVTVHKALEYTARCQALRQDLGSAIVLGLEFLVAGDIMRTVAVDPTLQGVAVLGLIVLIRTFLSFTLRMEIEGAPWQRLRGAGRDRASPDISQLTDWSAESDSKG is encoded by the coding sequence GTGATCGCGGCCATACCTTACACCGCGGTCGAGTTGATGATCGTGGGCTTCGAACTGGTGGGGGTCACAGTCATCACGCTCGGCAGCATCCTGGCCTGCGGCAGATTTGTCACAGTCCACAAGGCACTCGAGTACACGGCGCGCTGCCAGGCGCTGCGTCAGGATCTGGGCAGTGCGATTGTACTGGGGCTCGAATTCCTGGTCGCGGGCGACATCATGCGAACGGTCGCCGTCGACCCCACCCTACAAGGCGTGGCCGTGCTCGGACTGATCGTGCTGATTCGGACTTTCCTCAGCTTCACCCTGCGGATGGAGATCGAAGGCGCACCATGGCAACGATTGCGGGGCGCTGGGCGCGATCGGGCTAGCCCGGATATTTCACAGTTAACCGATTGGTCGGCGGAATCTGATTCGAAGGGGTAG
- a CDS encoding efflux RND transporter periplasmic adaptor subunit → MKRPIPLTLAVVAVGVALSAAYWAGGRHSTVTTDLLPAAHAAETAADGGKPARKILYYRNPMGLPDTSPEPKKDSMGMDYIPVYEGDEPDGEGAVKVSPARLQTLGVKTAMAEMRAMDAAVRAVGRVEINERAIHDVAPRFEGWIERLYVNASGDPVKRGQPLFSVYSPELVSAQKELAIARELKLDAPDVDPAAHEAAVRLAEAARERLANWQVAASDGRVASRLTFNSPASGFVLEKKAVEGMRFMPGTAIYRIADLSTVWVIADVYEKDLARVKVGEMAKISLESFPNQAFDAKITYLYPTLNAATRTTSVRLELPNRDGLLRPGMFAHVDIASAGGVTRLTVPKSALIDTGERQVVLRVEGEGKFKPQPVKVGLRGRDRIEILEGLEDGAEVVVAANFLIDAESNLKAALSTFSAPDAATAKTYEAIGSVDSVDVSSDTVSMNHEAIPALQWPAMTMEFGLASKEVIKGVLPGQPVRFTFEDRGDGEFVIVKVEQADAAAHKGH, encoded by the coding sequence GTGAAACGACCTATTCCCCTGACTCTGGCCGTGGTGGCTGTTGGCGTAGCACTGTCGGCCGCCTATTGGGCGGGTGGCCGCCATTCGACAGTCACGACCGATTTGCTGCCTGCAGCGCATGCGGCGGAAACCGCAGCGGATGGTGGCAAACCGGCACGCAAGATTCTTTACTACCGCAACCCGATGGGCTTGCCGGATACCTCGCCTGAGCCGAAAAAGGACTCGATGGGCATGGACTACATTCCGGTTTATGAAGGCGACGAGCCGGACGGCGAGGGCGCGGTCAAGGTCAGCCCGGCGCGCTTGCAGACGCTCGGTGTCAAGACAGCGATGGCCGAGATGCGTGCGATGGATGCGGCGGTGCGTGCGGTTGGCCGGGTGGAGATCAACGAGCGCGCCATTCATGATGTGGCACCGCGCTTCGAGGGCTGGATTGAGCGACTGTATGTGAACGCCAGCGGCGATCCGGTCAAGCGCGGTCAGCCGCTGTTTTCGGTGTACAGCCCGGAACTGGTGTCGGCACAGAAGGAACTGGCGATTGCACGCGAGCTGAAGCTCGATGCGCCAGATGTGGACCCCGCTGCGCACGAAGCCGCCGTCCGTCTCGCAGAGGCTGCGCGTGAGCGCCTGGCCAATTGGCAGGTCGCGGCGTCCGATGGCAGGGTCGCCAGTCGCTTGACCTTCAACTCGCCGGCGTCTGGCTTCGTGCTGGAGAAGAAGGCGGTCGAGGGGATGCGCTTCATGCCGGGGACGGCGATCTACCGGATTGCCGATCTGTCGACGGTGTGGGTGATCGCCGATGTGTATGAAAAAGATCTGGCTCGCGTAAAGGTCGGCGAAATGGCCAAGATCAGCCTGGAGTCGTTTCCGAATCAGGCGTTTGACGCCAAAATCACCTATCTCTACCCAACTTTGAATGCAGCGACCCGGACCACTTCGGTGCGCTTGGAGCTGCCCAATCGAGACGGCTTGCTGCGCCCCGGCATGTTTGCCCATGTCGACATCGCGTCCGCTGGCGGCGTCACCCGTTTGACGGTACCCAAGTCGGCGCTCATCGACACCGGCGAGCGACAGGTGGTGCTGCGAGTCGAGGGTGAGGGCAAGTTCAAGCCGCAGCCGGTGAAAGTCGGGTTGCGCGGGAGGGATCGCATTGAGATTCTGGAGGGCTTGGAGGACGGTGCTGAAGTAGTCGTGGCAGCCAACTTCCTGATCGACGCGGAGAGCAATCTCAAGGCCGCACTGTCGACATTCTCGGCGCCTGATGCAGCGACAGCCAAAACCTATGAGGCGATTGGCTCGGTGGATTCGGTCGATGTGTCTTCCGACACCGTGTCGATGAACCACGAGGCGATTCCAGCGCTGCAATGGCCGGCCATGACCATGGAATTCGGTCTGGCCAGCAAGGAGGTCATCAAGGGGGTGCTGCCAGGGCAGCCGGTGCGCTTTACCTTCGAAGACCGGGGCGATGGTGAGTTCGTGATCGTGAAGGTCGAGCAAGCCGACGCAGCCGCGCACAAGGGGCATTGA
- a CDS encoding TolC family protein, with the protein MKQFLMRGLLASALGGVVLLGQVHAQAAEVPLGASLQDLLSYAREHNPELAARKLEAAANRERIEPAGALPDPKFLLELMDVTNTMSGGGASLLPGAVGQTRYRVVQPVPFWGKRELRSGVAEALADQSARVADSTALEVEARIKTAYVRYYQADGQSAILGETLSLVDALSRLVETRYSVGLVPQQDAIRAHSELTTLKIERVEAERRRRDAAAKLNAQLPRRADAPLDAPTQLPEIPARLDLAALFERAKSLSPSLARERLGTDAAAKARELVHLNRYPDFSVGVTNNRPQNGTDSWDVMLELNIPLQQSSRRAQEREAERRVDAARSQVAAAEARLNGQLGEAYAAFDANVDKARLLRGTLLPQARANFDAAMAGYESGRVNFNTLIEAERQILRARLALLDAETEIHIRLAELELLVGAPL; encoded by the coding sequence ATGAAACAATTCCTGATGCGCGGTCTGCTTGCCAGCGCTCTCGGTGGCGTTGTGCTGCTTGGCCAGGTCCATGCCCAGGCGGCTGAAGTGCCGTTGGGGGCTTCGCTCCAGGATCTTCTGTCCTACGCCCGCGAACACAATCCGGAACTGGCTGCGCGCAAGCTCGAAGCGGCCGCCAACAGGGAGCGTATTGAACCGGCCGGTGCGTTGCCCGACCCCAAATTCCTGCTTGAGTTGATGGATGTCACCAACACCATGTCGGGTGGCGGTGCGTCCTTGTTGCCCGGCGCCGTCGGGCAGACGCGTTACCGCGTGGTTCAGCCCGTGCCATTCTGGGGCAAGCGTGAGTTGCGCAGCGGCGTGGCCGAAGCCTTGGCAGATCAAAGCGCGCGCGTAGCCGACAGCACCGCGCTGGAGGTCGAGGCGCGCATCAAGACCGCCTATGTGCGCTACTACCAGGCCGACGGTCAGTCTGCGATTCTTGGTGAGACGCTTTCGCTGGTAGATGCTTTGAGCCGGCTGGTCGAGACCCGCTACAGCGTGGGACTGGTGCCGCAGCAGGACGCGATTCGAGCGCACAGCGAACTGACCACACTGAAGATTGAACGCGTCGAGGCCGAGCGCCGCCGGCGTGATGCTGCCGCCAAGCTCAATGCGCAATTGCCGCGCCGGGCCGATGCGCCGCTCGACGCGCCGACCCAACTGCCGGAGATCCCCGCGCGACTCGATCTGGCGGCGCTGTTTGAACGTGCCAAATCGCTTTCGCCGAGCTTGGCGCGCGAGCGTCTGGGGACGGATGCTGCCGCCAAGGCGCGAGAGCTCGTGCATCTGAATCGCTATCCTGATTTCAGCGTCGGCGTAACCAATAATCGGCCGCAGAACGGCACCGATAGCTGGGATGTGATGCTGGAGCTCAACATCCCGCTTCAGCAAAGCTCACGCCGCGCCCAGGAGCGGGAGGCCGAGCGACGTGTCGATGCCGCCCGCAGTCAGGTTGCTGCCGCCGAGGCGCGACTCAATGGTCAGTTGGGCGAAGCCTATGCCGCCTTCGACGCTAACGTCGATAAGGCGCGCCTGCTACGCGGCACGCTGCTGCCCCAGGCGCGTGCCAACTTTGATGCGGCCATGGCGGGGTACGAATCCGGCCGGGTCAATTTCAATACCCTCATCGAGGCCGAGCGGCAGATTCTGCGCGCCCGCCTCGCTTTGCTCGACGCCGAGACCGAGATCCATATTCGGCTCGCTGAACTTGAACTGCTGGTGGGAGCGCCCCTGTGA
- the copK gene encoding periplasmic Cu(I)/Cu(II)-binding protein CopK — MIKKALTIIAISAVSISAFAADAALVEKSIPLKDGATVYIFKDGKMGMEDKFGRATHMQPGHVMETTDGQKIIMNGNEIWRLDALIHKDHRG; from the coding sequence ATGATCAAGAAAGCACTTACCATTATTGCCATCAGCGCAGTCAGCATCTCCGCCTTCGCCGCCGACGCAGCACTCGTCGAGAAGTCTATCCCGTTGAAGGATGGCGCGACGGTGTACATCTTCAAAGACGGGAAGATGGGCATGGAGGACAAGTTTGGAAGAGCCACACACATGCAACCGGGGCATGTGATGGAAACGACCGATGGCCAGAAAATCATCATGAACGGCAATGAAATCTGGCGATTGGATGCACTCATCCACAAGGACCATCGCGGTTAA
- a CDS encoding CzcE family metal-binding protein, which yields MKTTLIKLSFIAAVGGIGATSAYAHPDYTEAGAHWLNHVSESTAQPTDNQMAPFGYKAVAAPDREITLSGGEKYLNVSQLETVRVTVDGKSVDWTFDTLGTRPFPLSEVIPGTKGVTVYVSGSPDYAG from the coding sequence ATGAAAACCACCCTGATCAAACTGTCCTTCATCGCCGCTGTTGGTGGCATTGGCGCGACATCAGCCTACGCTCACCCGGACTACACCGAGGCCGGCGCTCACTGGCTGAATCATGTGTCTGAGTCAACAGCTCAACCCACGGACAACCAGATGGCCCCCTTTGGCTACAAGGCCGTTGCCGCACCCGATCGGGAAATCACGCTGAGCGGTGGGGAGAAATACCTGAACGTGAGCCAACTCGAAACTGTTCGCGTCACGGTCGACGGAAAGAGCGTGGACTGGACCTTCGATACGCTCGGTACTCGTCCATTCCCGCTGTCCGAGGTCATTCCCGGCACCAAGGGCGTCACAGTCTATGTGTCCGGAAGCCCTGATTACGCCGGCTAA